One part of the Salmo salar chromosome ssa10, Ssal_v3.1, whole genome shotgun sequence genome encodes these proteins:
- the LOC106561399 gene encoding teashirt homolog 3 — protein MPRRKQEAPRRAAAYSPEEMKEEVEGEDVDFPEEGESSENDLLTKEPLGDQDSIAGAELSAQEMDSESHVSEASDPLSDFETASVKSEEGPGKEPLNGAGVRVGTPSGLDAPLAQDTLEQMKEIYSSFLTNSYWSPLNFNSTLTQTPTPVEKPPRTSSTSSSCSSSSYDWHQSAVAKSLQQQASQSLHNPPPSEPSIFSTVQLHRQNPRLYGNIFTGASKFRCKGCSAAYDTLVDLTVHMNDTGHYRDDNHDRGANGAKGRWSKPRKRSLLEMEGKEDAAKVLKCMYCGHSFESLQDLSVHMIKTKHYQKVPLKEPMAPVAAKMISRKRGPLSGSLDLPGSPRSREVTPKPKAFLGSDHNIPSNKASNPYITPNNRFGHQNGASYAWQFESRKSQILKCMECGSSHNTLQELTAHMMVTGHFLRVTNCNPPSKRGGRPVPEAMSPSPVQATPPNEEQVQSIPLAPSTFSPPPPSAVSPPAISPPLKDIKKEEMEEEFTQDMVSHDKQVLNGDDDDDEVEEKFDISTKYNYLTEEDLKESPKGGFDILKSLENTVTSAINKAQSGNPSWGGYPSIHAAYQFPNSLKLPQGSPEKSSPVKYLFTGGEGGLSSLSKSQPLISPPDSQSSALPHLNNFQAMEELVKKVTEKVAKVERRVKSKVSPKKEVNLSPCSSEGWESTGADSPREWRSVTLASSDGGSHSDRVSPSERERLREMVQSPASALSCSTAFITGHAPLEQPFVNPLSALQSVMNVHLGKAAKPTLPSQDPLSLLSRLSQSMAERAAVAAPPTHNKKKTVPVARSSVCQSSDDQPMDLTKGKSDRGGSIGSAPLTPSSTASSISPSSMVTPAKMTVVSPFTSSSPHHENALSDISDMLRNLTQSAHHISMPPSRTRITERVTDMVGSTTAEDAEGSMANKRKGRQSNWNPQHLILLQAQFSSSLRQTSEGKYIMSDLSPQERMHVSRFTGLSMTTISHWLANVKYQLRRTGRTKFLKNLDSGHPVFFCSECASQIRTPTAYICHLEAHLGFRLKDLAKLSPKQTLRDSLKGGSDKLPLPDPFLLSSPPSSQSLEEGSGTVYRCQLCIRKFASKHAIKLHLSKSHGMSPEDHLLYVSEIEKH, from the exons ATGCCGCGGAGGAAGCAAGAAGCGCCCAGGCGCGCTGCAG CCTACTCTCCAGAGgagatgaaggaggaggtggaaggagaggaCGTGGACTttccagaggagggagagagctcaGAAAATGACCTTCTCACCAAAGAGCCACTGGGTGACCAGGACTCCATTGCTGGGGCTGAGCTCTCTGCTCAGGAGATGGACAGTGAATCACACGTGAGCGAGGCCAGCGACCCCCTCTCAGACTTTGAGACCGCCTCGGTAAAATCTGAGGAGGGGCCTGGCAAAGAGCCTCTGAACGGCGCAGGGGTGAGGGTAGGGACCCCCTCGGGCCTGGACGCTCCCTTGGCGCAGGACACCCTGGAACAGATGAAGGAAATCTACTCCAGCTTCCTGACAAACTCCTATTGGTCACCCCTGAACTTTAACTCAACCCTAACACAGACACCGACACCCGTGGAGAAGCCACCGCGGACTAGCAGCACTAGCAGTagctgcagcagcagtagttatGACTGGCACCAGTCTGCAGTGGCTAAGTCCCTGCAGCAGCAGGCCTCACAGAGCCTCCACAACCCTCCTCCCTCTGAGCCCAGTATCTTCAGCACAGTACAGCTCCACAGGCAGAACCCCAGACTGTACGGCAACATCTTCACCGGGGCCAGCAAGTTTCGCTGCAAGGGTTGCAGCGCTGCTTACGACACCCTGGTGGACCTCACTGTGCACATGAATGATACGGGTCACTACCGCGATGACAACCACGATAGGGGAGCCAATGGGGCCAAGGGGCGCTGGTCCAAGCCTCGCAAGCGCTCCCTGCTGGAGATGGAGGGCAAGGAGGATGCCGCGAAGGTGCTGAAGTGCATGTACTGTGGCCACTCCTTCGAGTCCCTGCAGGACCTGAGCGTCCACATGATCAAGACCAAACACTACCAGAAAGTGCCTCTGAAGGAACCCATGGCCCCTGTGGCAGCCAAAATGATCTCAAGGAAGAGAGGCCCACTCTCTGGGAGCCTGGACCTCCCTGGCTCCCCACGCTCAAGAGAGGTGACCCCCAAGCCCAAAGCCTTCCTAGGTAGTGACCACAACATCCCATCCAACAAGGCTTCCAACCCCTACATCACCCCCAACAACCGCTTCGGCCACCAGAACGGCGCCAGCTATGCATGGCAGTTCGAATCTCGCAAGTCCCAGATCCTCAAGTGCATGGAGTGCGGGAGTTCCCACAATACACTGCAGGAGCTGACCGCCCACATGATGGTGACGGGTCACTTCCTCCGGGTCACCAACTGCAACCCCCCTAGTAAGAGAGGAGGTAGGCCAGTCCCAGAGGCCATGTCCCCCAGCCCTGTACAGGCCACGCCCCCCAATGAGGAGCAGGTTCAATCTATCCCATTAGCTCCTTCTAcattctcccctcctccaccctctgccGTATCACCCCCGgctatctcccctcctctcaaagACATTAagaaagaggagatggaggaagagtTTACCCAGGACATGGTCAGCCATGACAAGCAGGTGTTGAACggggacgatgatgatgatgaggtggaggagaagTTTGACATCTCCACCAAGTATAACTATCTGACTGAGGAGGACCTGAAAGAGAGCCCCAAGGGCGGCTTCGACATCCTCAAGTCCCTGGAGAACACCGTGACATCAGCGATCAACAAAGCCCAGAGTGGTAACCCCAGCTGGGGGGGATACCCCAGTATCCATGCTGCCTATCAGTTCCCCAACTCCCTGAAGCTGCCCCAGGGTAGCCCTGAGAAGAGCTCCCCTGTCAAGTACCTGTTcactggaggggagggggggctcTCCTCCCTCAGCAAGTCCCAGCCCCTGATCTCCCCACCCGATAGTCAGAGCTCTGCCCTCCCCCACCTCAACAACTTCCAGGCCATGGAGGAGCTGGTGAAGAAGGTGACAGAGAAAGTGGCCAAAGTGGAGAGGAGGGTAAAGAGCAAGGTGTCCCCCAAGAAAGAGGTGAACCTCTCACCCTGTAGCAGTGAGGGGTGGGAATCCACTGGAGCAGACTCACCCCGAGAGTGGAGGTCAGTGACCCTGGCTAGCAGCGACGGAGGTAGCCATAGCGACAGGGTCTCACCGTCTGAGAGAGAGCGCCTGAGAGAAATGGTCCAATCACCTGCCTCCGCTTTGAGCTGCAGCACAGCCTTCATAACAGGCCACGCCCCTCTGGAGCAGCCCTTTGTTAACCCTTTAAGTGCCCTTCAGTCTGTGATGAATGTCCACCTGGGGAAAGCAGCCAAGCCCACCCTGCCCAGCCAGGACCCTCTCAGTCTGCTGTCCAGGCTGAGCCAGAGTATGGCCGAGAGGGCCGCCGTGGCCGCTCCCCCCAcgcacaacaaaaaaaaaactgtgcCCGTGGCTCGTAGCAGTGTCTGTCAGTCCAGTGATGACCAGCCCATGGACCTGACCAAAGGGAAGAGTGATCGAGGGGGCTCTATTGGCTCTGCTCCTCTGACTCCCTCCTCAAcagcctcctccatctccccttccTCAATGGTGACCCCTGCTAAAATGACCGTGGTCTCTCCCTTCACATCCAGCAGCCCGCACCATGAAAACGCCCTGTCGGACATCTCCGACATGTTGAGGAACCTGACGCAATCAGCACACCACATCTCCATGCCCCCCTCACGGACCAGGATCACGGAGCGGGTCACAGACATGGTGGGCTCCACCACCGCAGAGGATGCTGAGGGGTCCATGGCCAATAAGAGGAAGGGCCGTCAGTCCAACTGGAACCCCCAGCACCTGATCCTCCTGCAGGCCCAGTTCTCCTCCAGCCTCAGGCAGACGTCCGAGGGGAAGTACATCATGTCCGACCTGAGCCCCCAGGAGAGGATGCACGTGTCCCGTTTCACTGGTCTTTCCATGACCACCATCAGCCACTGGCTGGCCAACGTCAAGTACCAGCTGAGGAGGACTGGCCGGACCAAGTTCCTCAAGAACCTGGACTCGGGCCACCCAGTGTTCTTCTGCAGCGAGTGTGCTTCACAGATCCGGACCCCCACTGCCTACATTTGCCACCTGGAGGCCCACCTGGGCTTCAGACTGAAGGACCTGGCCAAGCTCTCCCCCAAACAGACCCTGAGGGACTCCTTGAAAGGCGGGTCTGATAAACTGCCCCTACCggaccccttcctcctctcttctccaccctcctcccaGTCACTGGAGGAGGGCAGTGGGACTGTGTACCGGTGCCAGCTGTGTATCCGTAAGTTTGCCAGTAAGCATGCCATCAAGCTCCACCTCAGCAAGAGCCACGGGATGTCCCCGGAGGACCATCTGCTGTATGTCTCTGAGATAGAGAAACACTAG